From Triticum aestivum cultivar Chinese Spring chromosome 4A, IWGSC CS RefSeq v2.1, whole genome shotgun sequence, a single genomic window includes:
- the LOC123086601 gene encoding cytochrome b-c1 complex subunit 6-1, mitochondrial yields MANEEPVDPKKYLEERCKPQCVKPLYEYEKCIKRVEADDTGHKHCTGQYFDYWSCIDKCVAPKLFEKLK; encoded by the exons AT GGCGAATGAGGAACCCGTTGATCCCAAGAAGTATCTTGAGGAGCGGTGCAAGCCACAGTGTGTAAAGCCACTGTATGAGTATGAG AAATGTATCAAGAGAGTTGAGGCCGATGATACTGGGCACAAGCACTGCACTGGGCAATATTTTGACTATTGGTCATGCATCGATAAATGT GTAGCACCAAAGCTCTTTGAAAAGCTGAAATGA